In Streptomyces sp. NBC_00306, a single genomic region encodes these proteins:
- a CDS encoding GNAT family N-acetyltransferase, whose product MSPHLLGPTLRPFTSADRNAVLALVDDDRMGGQPVSTPAMLDEALQGRSSVDAGWWAELEPPDVVVAEDTDGVVVGVASYALRLKDDTGQLLWLHCREDARTADALVRHALAAFGTREAHAFSFASALSLGLEALPVLHRPATAEALRRAGFAGERLWRYMLAALPVDGMPRLPDVRVGHEPGDRQAWRLEAHRDRRVVAEAVVGSPVQGTGVLRWIGVLPDLRGRGLGRAMLGNALGVLTECGADKVVLYVDDDAAAGDERDRTAAISLYESVGFAEVDRLYSYSRPRDPGTDGMPAPKAS is encoded by the coding sequence GTGAGCCCTCACCTGCTCGGCCCGACGCTGCGTCCCTTCACGTCCGCGGACCGAAACGCCGTCCTCGCCCTGGTCGATGACGACCGGATGGGCGGTCAGCCGGTCTCGACCCCGGCGATGCTCGACGAGGCCCTCCAGGGCCGCTCGTCCGTCGACGCCGGGTGGTGGGCGGAGTTGGAGCCCCCGGACGTCGTGGTGGCCGAGGACACGGACGGAGTCGTCGTGGGTGTGGCGTCCTACGCCCTGCGGCTCAAGGACGACACGGGCCAGTTGCTGTGGCTCCACTGCCGGGAGGACGCGCGGACGGCCGATGCGCTGGTCCGCCATGCCCTCGCCGCCTTCGGGACGCGTGAGGCGCATGCCTTCAGCTTCGCGTCGGCTCTTTCCCTGGGTCTGGAGGCATTGCCGGTCCTGCACCGTCCGGCGACGGCGGAGGCGCTTCGGCGGGCCGGGTTCGCCGGGGAGCGGCTGTGGCGGTACATGCTGGCCGCGCTGCCCGTCGACGGCATGCCGCGGTTGCCGGACGTGCGGGTGGGCCACGAGCCGGGGGACCGGCAGGCGTGGCGACTGGAGGCTCACCGGGACCGCCGGGTGGTGGCCGAAGCCGTCGTGGGTTCTCCCGTACAGGGGACCGGTGTGCTGCGCTGGATCGGCGTCCTGCCCGACCTGCGCGGCCGGGGCCTGGGCCGTGCGATGCTCGGCAACGCTCTCGGTGTGCTGACCGAATGCGGAGCCGACAAGGTGGTCCTGTACGTGGACGACGACGCGGCGGCCGGGGACGAGCGGGACCGTACGGCGGCGATCTCCCTGTACGAGTCGGTGGGTTTCGCGGAGGTGGACCGTCTGTACTCCTACTCCCGTCCGCGTGACCCCGGAACCGACGGGATGCCCGCGCCGAAGGCGTCGTAG